In Rhododendron vialii isolate Sample 1 chromosome 9a, ASM3025357v1, the following are encoded in one genomic region:
- the LOC131301207 gene encoding homeobox-DDT domain protein RLT3, giving the protein MAAKKGVGQRKGKKKEPKTRRLRLHDVLLSPDCILKKVFRKDGPPLGVEFDTLPSYAFQLCNKGRRGSKCSHRLCQDKQRALKVNKACRNSDHACDESQTALKKRKVSKPTMLDYQVSSVKSAPVKKHGIGKGLMTVWRAINPDGGDTPTGVNFNERESTAVFSRATSAPQKPLVQEKKSRKRQPVMRKVGKGTKVQDKRKPPISRRKVQSHNTQMQMPPYREKCELAFDRVICQEDLEQFAKLIDDEELELQELRAGPSPLTCSVHFATSGLHGCSLCKDLLSKFPPNSVVMKLPFYMQPWGSSPELVKKLFKVFHFIYSYAVLLNIRSFTLDEFAQTFHDKESMLLGQIHLSLLKLLVSDVEMELSRGVFPPVSNNGKFIELLHSVENQHNVVEFWKKSLNPLTWTEILRQVFIAAGFGSKSVTARKESLCKEATIMAKYGLSPATLKGELYSILSEQGNKGMKVSSLANSPQIVDLNLAATSDELELLISSALSSDITLFEKISCDAYRLRIHPVMEEAETFDLDSEDFGSVDNDSKDNDIYSSDDDSECSSDHRILDQGSCHEKGNKTLTVYTEIDESHPGEVWLLGLVEGEYSDLSIDEKLNALVALVDLLGAGSSIRMEDRIPPSVESVPSINHYGSGAKIKRSSGKQHSWPSSFGGYIGQMLATKDTTSGLHTVDSSAFLLKFGGNAKSCSQRKYANEMEAEDDLHPMQSVFLGSDRRYNRYWLFLGPCNALDPGHKRIYFESSDDGHWEVIDTEEALCTLLSALDCRGAREAYLLASLKGRETFMRQSIQSDQSDLNVSRDDSSSAVSELDNNISLTEMNNDFSVSSGSILLKTGNNEQRMQKWSCLQAFDAWIWNSFYSDLNAVKYSKRSYLDSLTRCECCHDLYWRDEKHCKTCHTTFELDFDLEERYAIHVATCKLDGEGDMFPNHKVLSSQLQSLKAAIHAIESVMPEGALVGAWIKSAHKLWIKRLRRTSTLAEYMQVLADFVGAINEEWCQSDEDQGPNSVLGEIIASFKTMPQTSSAVAVWLVKVDALIAPFLKRVGTEKKQETVARSRGKHASNL; this is encoded by the exons ATGGCGGCGAAGAAAGGAGTTGGTCAGAGGAAGGGTAAGAAGAAGGAGCCGAAGACTCGTCGTCTTCGTCTGCATGATGTTTTACTGAGTCCGGACTGCATTTTGAAGAAGGTTTTTCGGAAGGACGGGCCCCCACTCGGTGTTGAGTTCGATACTCTTCCTTCATATGCTTTCCAGCTTTGTAACAaag GACGACGTGGTTCCAAATGTTCTCATCGCCTTTGTCAAGATAAGCAAAGAGCTTTGAAAGTAAATAAGGCTTGCAGAAATTCTGATCATGCTTGTGATGAAAGCCAAACAGCACTCAAAAAGAGAAAG GTTTCCAAACCTACCATGTTGGACTACCAAGTATCCAGTGTGAAAAGTGCTCCAGTAAAGAAACATGGTATCGGGAAAGGTTTGATGACTGTTTGGCGGGCAATCAATCCTGATGGTGGAGATACTCCGACTGGTGTTAATTTCAATGAGAGAGAGTCCACTGCTGTTTTCAGCAGGGCAACTTCTGCTCCCCAGAAACCACTTGTTCAGGAGAAAAAATCTCGGAAGCGACAACCTGTGATG AGAAAAGTAGGAAAAGGAACTAAGGTACAGGATAAGAGGAAGCCTCCCATCAGTAGAAGAAAG GTACAAAGCCATAATACTCAGATGCAGATGCCGCCATACAGAGAAAAATGTGAACTTGCTTTTGATAGAGTGATATGCCAAGAAGATCTCGAACAATTTGCAAAGCTAATTGATGATGAGGAGTTGGAGCTACAAGAATTAAGGGCAGGGCCGAGTCCACTAACATGCTCTGTGCATTTTGCTACCTCTGGGTTGCATGGTTGTTCTCTTTGCAAAG ACTTGTTATCTAAGTTTCCACCAAATTCTGTTGTGATGAAGCTACCTTTCTACATGCAACCCTGGGGTTCTTCACCAGAGCTTGTCAAGAAGTTATTTAAG GTCTTCCATTTCATTTATTCATATGCAGTGCTGTTGAACATTCGCTCCTTCACCCTGGACGAGTTTGCTCAAACATTTCATGACAAG GAATCGATGTTACTTGGACAAATTCATTTGTCACTTCTCAAACTTCTTGTCTCTGATGTTGAAATGGAGCTTAGCAGGGGAGTTTTTCCTCCTGTGAGCAATAATGGAAAGTTTATTGAGTTACTTCACTCG GTTGAAAATCAGCATAATGTCGTGGAGTTTTGGAAGAAATCCCTAAACCCCTTGACCTGGACAGAAATTTTGCGTCAAGTATTTATTGCAGCTGGTTTTGGTTCAAAAAGTGTTACAGCGCGCAAGGAATCTCTTTGCAAG GAAGCCACCATCATGGCAAAGTATGGCTTGAGTCCTGCTACGTTGAAGGGTGAACTGTATAGTATTTTGTCTGAGCAAGGAAACAAGGGGATGAAAGTTTCCAGTTTGGCTAATTCTCCTCAG ATTGTGGACTTGAATCTAGCTGCCACTAGCGATGAACTAGAGCTTCTAATAAGCTCTGCACTTTCAAGTGACATTACCTTGTTTGAAAAGATTTCATGTGATGCGTATCGTCTACGCATTCATCCTGTCATGGAGGAAGCTGAAACTTTTGATTTAGATTCTGAGGACTTTGGGAGTGTTGATAATGACTCTAAGGACAATGACATATACAGCAGTGATGACGATTCAGAGTGTAGTTCAGATCACAGGATATTGGACCAAGGGAGCTGTCATGAAAAGGGAAATAAAACATTAACAGTGTACACTGAAATTGATGAGAGCCATCCAGGTGAAGTATGGTTGTTAGGACTGGTGGAAGGAGAATATTCAGATTTAAGCATTGATGAAAAGCTGAATGCCTTAGTTGCTTTGGTTGATCTTCTTGGCGCCGGATCCAGCATCAGAATGGAG GATCGAATACCACCCAGTGTGGAAAGTGTTCCCAGCATCAACCATTATGGTTCTGGAGCTAAAATAAAGAGATCATCAGGTAAACAACATAGTTGGCCCTCATCATTTGGAGGCTACATTGGACAAATGCTCGCTACAAAAGATACAACATCAGGGCTTCACACTGTTGATTCTTCAGCATTTCTGTTGAAGTTTGGTGGAAATGCAAAATCATGCAGTCAAAGGAAGTATGCAAACGAAATGGAAGCTGAAGATGATTTACATCCTATGCAATCTGTCTTTCTGGGTTCCGATCGTCGGTACAATAGGTACTGGCTTTTTCTGGGTCCCTGTAATGCACTAGATCCAGGCCACAAGCGGATATACTTTGAATCTTCTGATGATGGCCACTGGGAGGTGATTGATACTGAAGAG GCTTTGTGCACCTTGTTATCAGCTTTGGATTGTAGGGGTGCACGGGAGGCTTACCTTCTTGCATCTTTGAAAGGACGTGAAACATTTATGCGCCAGTCGATCCAATCTGATCAATCTGATCTCAACGTATCCAGAGATGACAGTTCTTCAGCGGTGTCTGAGTTAGACAACAACATTTCCCTAACTGAGATGAATAAtgatttttctgtttcttctgGTTCCATACTGCTCAAAACTGGAAACAATGAACAGAGAATGCAAAAATGGAGCTGTCTCCAAGCTTTTGATGCGTGGATATGGAATTCTTTTTATTCTGATCTTAACGCTGTTAAATATAGCAAAAGGTCTTATCTTGATTCACTTACTAGATGTGAATGTTGTCATGATCTGTACTGGAGAGATGAGAAGCACTGTAAGACTTGCCATACCACATTTGAGCTTGATTTTGACTTGGAGGAACGATATGCAATTCACGTTGCCACATGTAAGTTGGATGGAGAGGGTGATATGTTTCCAAACCATAAAGTTCTATCATCCCAGTTGCAATCGCTTAAAGCTGCAATTCATGCAATTGAG TCAGTTATGCCTGAAGGTGCATTAGTCGGTGCTTGGATTAAATCTGCTCATAAACTATGGATCAAACGTCTAAGACGGACTTCTACTTTGGCAGAGTATATGCAG GTTCTTGCTGATTTTGTTGGTGCCATAAATGAGGAGTGGTGTCAATCTGATGAGGATCAGGGCCCTAATTCTGTTCTAGGGGAAATCATTGCAAGCTTTAAAACTATGCCACAAACATCATCGGCAGTGGCAGTGTGGTTGGTAAAAGTGGATGCCTTGATTGCTCCGTTTCTTAAAAGGGTTGGTACTGAAAAGAAACAGGAAACAGTTGCGAGATCTAGAG GTAAGCATGCTTCTAACCTATAG
- the LOC131301205 gene encoding uncharacterized protein LOC131301205 — protein MEREAKKEGFRKYLESSGVLDALTKGLVALYDQNDKPSSAIEFIQQKLGGPTLSEYEKLQAAMSDLQIRYDDLRVAHQEKCRELDELKKINPEAFSRETIDDESPKDESAESVQG, from the exons ATG GAAAGGGAAGCAAAAAAAGAAGGCTTTAGAAAGTACTTGGAATCTAGTGGTGTTCTTGATGCTCTGACAAAAG GTCTTGTTGCACTATATGATCAGAATGACAAACCTTCTTCTGCTATCGA GTTCATCCAACAAAAGTTAGGTGGTCCAACTTTGTCGGAGTATGAAAAGCTGCAAGCTGCAATGTCAGATTTGCAAATTAGATATGATGACCTTCGGGTGGCACACCAAGAAAAGTGCAGGGAG CTCgatgaattgaaaaaaataaatccagAGGCATTTTCTAGAGAGACCATTGATGATGAGTCCCCAAAGGATGAATCAGCTGAAAGTGTACAAGGTTAA